One Thunnus thynnus chromosome 18, fThuThy2.1, whole genome shotgun sequence genomic region harbors:
- the ccdc167 gene encoding coiled-coil domain-containing protein 167, which yields MAKLKDKRREKISVATEIDRLEERRARCQGNLERAEFRSRKEKLSEKERQELDDEMAIMNERVEKLDKELQMLRGENRKNMLLSVALLAVSALFYYIFIYSEEDS from the exons ATGGCCAAATTGAAAGACAAACGACGAGAGAAAATCAGTGTCGCCACTGAG ATTGACCGTTTGGAGGAGCGGCGGGCACGTTGCCAGGGCAACCTGGAGAGAGCAGAGTTCAGGAGCAGGAAAGAGAAGCTCTCTGAAAAGGAGag ACAAGAACTGGATGATGAAATGGCAATTATGAATGAGAGGGTTGAAAAGTTAG ACAAGGAGCTGCAGATGTTAAGAGGAGAGAACAGGAAGAACATGCTGCTGTCAGTGGCTCTGCTGGCTGTCAGCGCTCTCTTCTACTACATCTTCATCTACAGTGAAGAAGACTCATGA